In Rhodococcus rhodochrous, a single genomic region encodes these proteins:
- the istA gene encoding IS21 family transposase, protein MAFREISVNEIREVLRLWLGTAALPAPGLRKIAEHAGVDRKTVRRYVEAAQAAGLEKTDSAAAVDDDLIAAVVDTVRPDRPHGHGATWEQLVSHEEQITKWVAGDGEQKPLTITKIEVLLARKGCVVPYRTLHRFATDRCGFGRKDLTVRVVDGDPGIECQVDFGYLGMLTDPEDGRSRKVHALIFTAVYSRHMFVWLTYSQTLVAVLAGCEAAWKFFGGVFAVLIPDNLKPVVNESDPINPRFSDGWLDYSNHVGFITDPARVSSPKDKPKVERTVQYVRGNFWAGERFASLIEAQDAVVRWCSSTAGLRIHETTCARPLEVFEDSELPVLLPVPAAYDVPIFKDVKVHRDFHAEVGRALYSLPQQWIGSRLSVRADTELVKFYHRGTLVKIHPRQRPGGRSTDRADLPEHKSDYALRDVTSLIRKCTAHGANIGIYAERILDDPLPWTRIRSVYRLQGLVRRYGAERVEQACSLSLDLDVVSVTKIASMLERATESTSPDLPKAVGQASTRFSRDPAEFRSTPTPSLSAVDDSATSLEDNA, encoded by the coding sequence ATGGCTTTTCGGGAGATCAGCGTGAACGAGATCAGAGAAGTACTGCGACTGTGGCTCGGGACGGCAGCACTGCCGGCCCCGGGATTGCGCAAGATCGCCGAGCATGCCGGTGTGGACCGTAAGACCGTCCGCCGTTACGTCGAGGCAGCGCAAGCAGCCGGCCTGGAGAAAACCGACAGTGCCGCCGCTGTCGATGACGATTTGATCGCGGCCGTCGTCGATACCGTTCGACCTGACCGCCCGCACGGTCACGGCGCCACATGGGAACAACTCGTGTCCCATGAAGAGCAGATCACCAAATGGGTGGCCGGGGACGGTGAACAGAAGCCACTCACGATCACCAAAATCGAAGTTCTGCTTGCCCGTAAAGGCTGCGTAGTGCCGTACCGGACGTTGCACCGGTTCGCCACCGACCGTTGCGGTTTCGGCCGCAAAGACCTTACTGTCCGCGTCGTCGACGGCGACCCAGGTATCGAATGCCAAGTCGACTTCGGCTACCTGGGAATGCTCACCGACCCCGAAGACGGACGATCCCGCAAGGTCCACGCCCTGATCTTCACCGCCGTCTACAGCCGGCACATGTTCGTATGGCTGACGTACTCGCAGACGTTGGTGGCGGTACTCGCCGGCTGCGAGGCAGCGTGGAAGTTCTTTGGCGGAGTCTTCGCAGTCTTGATCCCGGACAACCTCAAACCCGTTGTCAACGAGTCAGATCCGATCAATCCACGCTTCAGTGATGGCTGGCTCGACTACAGCAACCACGTCGGGTTCATCACCGATCCAGCCCGGGTCAGCTCTCCGAAGGACAAACCCAAAGTCGAACGCACTGTCCAGTACGTGCGCGGCAACTTCTGGGCAGGTGAACGATTCGCCAGCCTCATCGAAGCGCAGGATGCAGTGGTCCGTTGGTGCAGCAGCACCGCAGGCCTGCGTATTCATGAGACCACCTGCGCACGGCCGCTGGAGGTGTTCGAAGACTCCGAACTGCCGGTGCTGCTGCCGGTGCCTGCGGCCTACGACGTGCCGATCTTCAAGGACGTGAAGGTCCACCGCGACTTTCACGCTGAAGTCGGACGCGCGTTGTATTCGTTGCCGCAGCAGTGGATCGGGTCGAGACTGTCGGTGCGTGCGGACACCGAACTGGTGAAGTTCTATCACCGCGGCACCCTGGTGAAGATCCACCCTCGGCAACGTCCCGGCGGTCGTAGTACCGACCGCGCTGACCTGCCCGAGCACAAGTCCGACTACGCGCTACGTGATGTCACCTCACTGATTCGTAAGTGCACCGCACACGGGGCGAACATCGGTATCTACGCCGAACGAATTCTCGACGACCCGCTGCCGTGGACGAGGATCCGCAGTGTCTACCGACTTCAAGGACTGGTGCGTCGTTACGGCGCTGAGCGGGTCGAACAGGCCTGCTCATTGTCGTTGGACCTCGACGTCGTCTCGGTCACCAAGATTGCATCCATGTTGGAGCGTGCCACCGAATCCACATCGCCGGATCTACCGAAAGCAGTCGGACAGGCATCGACACGGTTCTCCCGCGATCCAGCCGAATTCCGTTCCACACCAACCCCATCATTATCCGCTGTCGACGACAGCGCCACATCCTTGGAGGACAACGCATGA
- the istB gene encoding IS21-like element helper ATPase IstB, which produces MTTTRATTTPNEPVGTDLVRLLKALKLGALADTLPERAALARQHKLSHIGFLEVLLADEVNRRESRSATLRATKAGLDPAMVFDAWNALDDLRYDRTLLGDLTSLRFLDAHQSAIILGPVGVGKTHLATALGHMAIRRRRSVLFARSDKLFTRLRAARLDNSVDAEIRRLTAIDVLIIDDFALRSLDATETSDFYELIVERHRKKTTIVTSNREPSEWLTMTADTLLAQSAIDRLTSTAHTLIIEGPSYRQRTRPGTVDEDTDNTHPQ; this is translated from the coding sequence ATGACCACCACTCGCGCCACCACCACACCCAACGAACCGGTCGGCACCGACCTCGTCCGACTGCTCAAAGCCCTCAAACTCGGCGCGCTCGCCGACACCCTTCCCGAACGCGCAGCCTTGGCTCGGCAACACAAACTCAGCCACATCGGATTCCTCGAAGTGCTGCTTGCCGATGAAGTGAATCGACGCGAATCACGTTCGGCGACACTGCGAGCCACCAAAGCAGGACTCGACCCGGCCATGGTGTTCGATGCATGGAACGCGCTCGACGATCTGCGCTACGACCGGACATTGCTCGGTGACCTGACCTCACTGAGATTCCTCGATGCGCACCAGTCCGCGATCATCCTGGGACCCGTTGGGGTAGGCAAGACTCATCTGGCAACAGCATTGGGCCACATGGCGATCCGTCGACGACGCAGCGTCCTGTTCGCGCGATCGGACAAACTTTTCACCCGGCTACGAGCTGCGCGCCTGGACAACAGCGTCGATGCCGAGATCCGACGGTTGACCGCAATCGACGTCCTGATCATCGACGACTTCGCGCTCAGGTCGCTCGATGCCACCGAGACCAGCGACTTCTACGAGCTGATAGTCGAGCGGCATCGGAAGAAAACCACGATAGTCACTTCGAATCGCGAGCCCTCTGAGTGGCTGACCATGACCGCAGACACGCTCCTCGCTCAATCAGCCATCGATCGACTGACCTCCACCGCGCACACCCTCATCATCGAAGGGCCGTCCTACCGACAACGCACCCGACCTGGAACAGTTGACGAAGACACCGACAACACGCATCCTCAATAA
- a CDS encoding DUF6508 domain-containing protein has product MVASKSADAPFRAVLEALTPDDWAELRALLGRVEEHGAPFGRWVGSELGATGVRECGYPEESRVVGDTVEFLYGHDMVVPFDWPGWKGKAAVERGDVARLAEASADDCLRYLTVIVRAERFSTGTLLCRLPG; this is encoded by the coding sequence ATGGTTGCTAGCAAGTCGGCCGACGCTCCGTTCCGCGCGGTACTGGAAGCGTTGACCCCCGACGACTGGGCCGAATTACGTGCGCTGCTCGGAAGAGTCGAAGAGCACGGTGCGCCGTTCGGCCGTTGGGTAGGTAGTGAACTCGGCGCGACCGGCGTGCGCGAGTGTGGATATCCGGAAGAATCTCGAGTCGTCGGTGACACGGTCGAATTCTTGTACGGCCACGACATGGTCGTCCCGTTCGATTGGCCGGGCTGGAAGGGGAAAGCTGCCGTTGAGCGGGGTGATGTCGCTCGGCTTGCTGAAGCTTCAGCGGACGACTGTCTGCGGTATCTCACTGTGATCGTCCGAGCGGAGCGCTTCTCGACCGGAACGCTGCTGTGTCGCTTGCCAGGGTGA
- a CDS encoding restriction endonuclease subunit S, translated as MTLRFKRYSVEELCTTIASGGTPVRSRPEYYFPADVPWIKTGDLKDSYIDEIEECISTLGLKESSAKLFPPETVVVAMYGATAGKLGIVRTPAASNQAACGLIADSSLCDSRFLFYLLLNDRQRLESLSTGAAQQNLSVGAIRKLEYDLPELSQQRAIAEVLGALDDKIAANRKLIDQLRSLSQTLFRHVMVQDSVVVKFGEVAEFHNRKRIPLSAIERESMRGAVPYYGAAGVFGYVNRALFDEIVVLIGEDGSVVTDDGRPVTQYIWGPAWVNNHAHVVTGTNLSTEILLLAIERANIEMLVTGAVQPKLSMGNLKRLELAVPGPSERIRLDDRIQPMFAMIRSLSGESRHLGDLRDALLPRLMSGKLRVRDAEDVVSNAV; from the coding sequence GTGACGCTACGTTTCAAACGATATTCGGTCGAAGAGCTCTGCACGACGATCGCAAGTGGAGGCACGCCAGTTCGGTCACGACCGGAATACTATTTCCCGGCCGACGTTCCGTGGATCAAGACTGGCGACCTAAAGGACTCATACATCGACGAGATTGAAGAGTGTATTTCAACGCTCGGGTTGAAGGAATCTTCAGCGAAGCTGTTCCCTCCCGAAACCGTCGTAGTTGCGATGTACGGGGCAACGGCTGGAAAGCTGGGAATTGTCCGCACGCCAGCTGCAAGTAATCAGGCGGCCTGCGGCTTGATTGCCGATTCGTCGCTCTGTGATTCGCGGTTCTTGTTCTACCTGCTGCTAAATGACCGCCAGCGATTAGAATCTTTGTCTACAGGCGCTGCTCAACAAAATTTGAGTGTCGGAGCAATTCGGAAACTTGAGTATGACCTTCCTGAATTAAGTCAACAACGCGCCATCGCCGAGGTCCTCGGCGCCCTCGACGACAAGATCGCCGCGAATCGAAAGTTAATAGACCAGTTGCGTTCTCTCTCACAGACGCTCTTCAGGCACGTTATGGTGCAAGACTCTGTCGTCGTGAAGTTTGGTGAAGTCGCTGAGTTTCACAATCGGAAGCGGATTCCGTTGTCTGCAATTGAGCGCGAAAGTATGCGCGGTGCCGTTCCCTACTACGGCGCTGCAGGCGTCTTCGGCTACGTGAATCGAGCACTGTTCGATGAAATTGTCGTCTTAATCGGTGAGGACGGGTCAGTAGTCACAGATGACGGGCGGCCCGTGACCCAATATATCTGGGGTCCCGCCTGGGTTAACAACCACGCTCACGTCGTGACCGGAACAAACCTATCGACAGAAATATTACTCCTTGCCATTGAGCGCGCAAATATAGAAATGTTGGTAACCGGTGCTGTGCAACCAAAACTCAGCATGGGGAACCTTAAGAGGCTCGAACTGGCCGTGCCCGGGCCTTCGGAGCGTATTCGGTTGGATGATCGAATCCAACCGATGTTTGCGATGATTCGGTCCTTGTCTGGAGAATCGAGGCACTTGGGAGACCTGCGAGATGCCCTCCTCCCGCGTCTCATGTCAGGCAAGCTTCGCGTCCGCGACGCGGAAGACGTCGTGTCGAACGCGGTCTGA
- a CDS encoding type I restriction-modification system subunit M, giving the protein MPPRKRATATAPSTMKELKDTLWKAADKLRGSMDASQYKDVILGLVFLKYVSDAFDERRQQLEAELRADGLDDEDVASLIDDRDEYTGSTVFWVPAEARWEYLAQNAKGVQETAETEGLTVGELINRAMLALMTENPSLKGTLPTIFNGDNVDQRRLGELLDLLNGTRFTGEGARKARDLLGEVYEYFLEKFARAEGKRGGEFYTPAGVVRVLVEVLEPYSGRVYDPACGSGGMFVQAEKFIEHHGGNPTDISVYGQELNERTWRMAKMNLAIHGITANLAERWGDTFAQDLHPDLLADYVMANPPFNIKDWSRREDDKRWKFGVPPAGNANYAWIQHIISKLAERGSAGVVMANGSMSSNSGGEGEIRARLVEADLVSCMVALPPQLFRSTGIPVCVWFFAKDKSAGVKGSIDRRSEVLFIDARNLGYMVDRAERALSDDDTAKIANTFHAWRGTETAKNEYADEPGFCYSASLAEIKEADYALTPGRYVGAAPLEDDGEPIEEKIERLTKELYEQFDESARLQAVVREQLGRLG; this is encoded by the coding sequence ATGCCACCGAGGAAGAGGGCGACGGCCACAGCGCCGTCGACCATGAAGGAACTGAAGGACACACTGTGGAAGGCCGCCGACAAACTGCGCGGTTCCATGGACGCGTCCCAGTACAAGGACGTCATCCTCGGGCTGGTGTTCCTCAAGTACGTGTCGGATGCGTTCGATGAGCGTCGCCAGCAGCTCGAAGCTGAACTGCGCGCCGACGGGCTCGACGATGAGGATGTGGCGTCGCTGATCGACGACCGCGACGAGTACACGGGGTCCACCGTGTTCTGGGTACCGGCGGAGGCGCGCTGGGAGTACCTCGCGCAGAATGCGAAGGGCGTCCAGGAGACGGCGGAGACCGAAGGGCTGACCGTTGGTGAGCTCATTAACCGGGCGATGCTCGCGTTGATGACGGAGAACCCGTCGCTGAAGGGCACATTGCCCACGATCTTCAATGGCGACAACGTCGACCAGCGACGTCTCGGTGAGCTTCTCGACCTGCTCAACGGCACTCGCTTCACCGGTGAGGGCGCGCGTAAGGCGCGAGACCTTCTCGGTGAGGTGTACGAGTACTTCCTGGAGAAATTCGCTCGCGCAGAAGGCAAGCGCGGTGGCGAATTCTACACGCCTGCAGGCGTTGTGCGCGTCCTGGTCGAGGTTCTCGAGCCGTACAGTGGTCGTGTGTACGACCCGGCGTGCGGGTCGGGTGGCATGTTCGTGCAGGCCGAGAAGTTCATCGAACATCACGGCGGCAACCCGACGGACATTTCCGTCTACGGTCAGGAACTCAACGAGCGCACCTGGCGCATGGCGAAGATGAACCTGGCGATTCATGGCATTACCGCGAATCTCGCCGAGCGCTGGGGCGACACCTTCGCGCAGGACCTGCATCCCGATCTGCTTGCCGACTACGTGATGGCCAATCCTCCGTTCAATATCAAGGATTGGTCGCGCCGTGAGGACGACAAGCGCTGGAAGTTCGGCGTTCCGCCCGCCGGCAATGCGAACTATGCGTGGATTCAGCACATCATTTCGAAGCTCGCCGAGCGTGGTTCGGCCGGTGTCGTGATGGCGAACGGTTCGATGTCCTCGAATTCCGGGGGTGAGGGTGAGATCCGTGCGCGGCTGGTCGAGGCCGACCTGGTGTCGTGCATGGTCGCGCTTCCGCCGCAGCTCTTCCGCAGCACGGGTATTCCGGTATGCGTGTGGTTCTTTGCGAAGGACAAGTCTGCCGGCGTGAAGGGTTCGATCGATCGTCGGAGCGAGGTGTTGTTCATCGACGCCCGCAACCTCGGTTACATGGTCGATCGTGCGGAGCGCGCGTTGTCGGATGACGACACAGCGAAGATCGCGAATACGTTCCATGCGTGGCGCGGAACGGAAACGGCGAAGAACGAATACGCCGACGAGCCCGGTTTCTGCTATTCGGCTTCGTTGGCGGAGATCAAGGAAGCCGACTATGCGCTCACGCCTGGCAGATACGTGGGTGCGGCACCGCTAGAGGATGACGGTGAGCCGATCGAAGAGAAGATCGAGCGGTTGACGAAGGAACTGTACGAGCAGTTCGACGAGTCGGCGCGGTTGCAGGCTGTCGTGCGGGAGCAGTTGGGGAGGTTAGGGTGA